ATGGGTCATCCGCAGAGATGCATATCTCTGCTGACAGATGTTCATACCTGCAAATTTCAAGCTCCACATATAAGTATGACTAAGACAGGCCTCCTAAAGGGTAGAACAATTCTCATCTCTAAGCTAACTTTGGGAGTAGAGTTAGGTCTAACTCAAATTCTAATAGCATTCGTATGATGGAATAATGTGTGTTCTTATGTGTTCCTCTTTTCTCTTTGCTATGCAAAAACAGAATGAGTTAAAATTCAATATGAAATATttaatacacacacacacacacacatatatatatgaaCTAATTCACAAGAAAGATGTGATTCATAAAATGGATTATATGAATAATGTTGTATTCCAATTGTACTTGGCAGTTTGAATGACTTGTACCTGTTTTACTTGGAGGTGACCAAAAGAGGAGGATATCATCAGGTATATTATGTGCATATCAAGTTTGTTCATCCAATTTATTCAAGAGTCTATAATCTATATTCATGGtaaatttaatttttgattttttgtatttttgtatATCATTAGATAAGTTTGTCCCCTCACTTAGTGATATaagacttttgttgttgttgttgttgtcagatATCTATCTGGGATGTTCAAATTTAGGATCATTACTATGGATTTTCTTAAATGTTTTCAGGTTGACCAAGAAAAGAAATGGGGTGAAGTGGTCTCTGCACTAAAATTAGAAGGAAGTAATGCAAAGTTATCTGCTCAAGTTGAAATGCTCTATGCAAATCTTCTTTACGAATTCGAGCAATTGTACTTCTACAGGTGTCCTACAAAGCAAGCCAGCACCAAAGGTTAATCTAAGAGCTAGTCCAATTTGAAGCTATTTTATTAACTAAATATATTGATTCAGTATGGTGATTAATTTCACACATTTTTTATGTAGTTTCTTTGTAGTTTCTACATAGATGATTATAATCAATCTTTACTGCTTGGACATAAGAGAAGACCTTTCAGTATCTTTATTGTATGAGATTGTTGGTGCATTTTGGTTTTATGATGACTTTTAACCTGACCTGAATGAGTCCTTCTGTTTTATCCACAACCTCACCTTTTCCCAAAGGTCCACTTAAGAGGAAGCGGAATTTAACTCAATTAATGGATAAGGAAAATGTTCAGAGGGTGACAATGTGCAAGGACTACTCTTCCCAGAAGACAGGTTTGGCTGCATATGTGTACTTATCTGCATACTTTTCAAATCCTAGGTAGGAGAatagatgattttttttttggtaactaGGGGAATTTTACATGACCAATTTTTAAACTCATCCCAATATATTACTTAGTTACGAGTAAATTAATTGTCAGTACTCTCGGAGTACTCAAGATTCAGTACATCCCTCACAATCTGAGAGAGTCATcctcatttttaaattttagaaaaaaatcaaaatcaggaTAAACTAACAATAAAAGTCAGATGATATGCTTTAAGACGATGGAGTATGTACTACAGGAGTACTGATTATGAATTTGAGGTAATTATGAATTACATTGGTTTGCAACTTACAGCTGAGGGTGGATATGTAGAGCCAGTGCTTCAACCGGCACCTTCAAATGACAAAGGAAGGAAGAAACGCGGAGGTGCTCCAACAGGACGAAGGACTGCATATCAGATATTCGTCAAGCAGGAATGTGCTCGATTGAGAGCTTGTAGTGAGGACTCCTTAGATCGCACGAGATTCCTACGCATGGCTATTGACACATGGAAGAACATGTCTGAGATTGAGAAACAGGTAAATTGAAATAATGAAATTGACATCATATCTGATATTCTTAAAACATTTATCCCTTTTTTTTGCCTTTTAACACCCTTATGTGTTTGCTTGAAATTCTCCACTTCTGATTACTTTTCACGTAGCCATATATGGAGGAAAGCAAGAAGAACAAGGAAAAACACAAGGAGGAGGAAAACAATAAACAGAAGAACGCACAAGATATGAAGCAAGTAAACAAGCCAACTAGTCAGTGTGGTGATTATTCTGTACCTTCACAGCCTGAGACAGATAACTCAATTGTGAGTGCAGAACTTGGCTTAGCTCTTAAAATGACTTGGGAAGTAATGACTGGAAAAGCACCCGAGGAGTCCTTACAGGAATGGGATACTTATTTTTCAGAACTAGATTTACCAACTGGTGAATCCAAGTAATTCTACTTACTCTAGTTAATGGTGGGTTGGTCTTTTTGCTCTTTTGAGGCAATGACTATGTATGCATCCAGCAGTTTTCCCTTCTTTTTTTTGACTCAAACCAAGCTAGCTGCTATGTATATATTGTTTTGAAACAGCACAACAGGGTTGGAATGGCTGGATAGCATATGCTTCCGCCTCTTTCAGTAGTAGTGAAGTATGTAAATATTAAACGGTAGTGTAATGCAAACTTTTGTtggaatttattttttcttcctgtggaagcatatttttctttgttgGAACTAATGAGTATTGACTATTGAAGTCATTACCAAAGTTATTAAAACCGGATCGGTAATCAAACCAGTGAGGGCACTGGTTCAAGGTTCAAAGGTTCAACCGTACTTGAACCGTGGTCCAACCGATATTACCACTATAATTTAATAtagttatttaaaaataaatatatactaaTATAGGAGGTAATATTGAATAGAAAATGACAATATCCATAACTTAgtactaaaaaaaatattatccgtatttttataaaaaaaaggcttaattgcatttttggtcccccaactttggccttcatgcgaaaatcgtccccaaactttaaaattagcaaaaaccatccctgaagtttacacctggttgcaaaattggttttccgttacACTTTCGTGAGAAACTAACAGAATATTTCgtttaaaatgaattaaaaaataaagaaaaaaaattgagaattaTTTTGATTTAGAGCTTCTCCTCTACCCATCTCATATGCTGATCTTCTTCTGCATCTCCTCTCTGTCCCTCAATtgcgttcatcttcttcttctcttctcttctccgttcctcttctcctcacccattcCTCTTCTTTTCTCGCGTTCATCTACCTCCCACATCTTCTTCTTTATCTTCTGAAACCCAGCAACCCCAAATCGCGAAAAGAACCCAGATCCTTTGCCAATGGCGGTGCCTTTCTTGCGATCGGTTGCAGGTGATGGTGGGGTTGGGGTTCTTCAGAAACCTAATCTTCAGAAACGCAAGAGAGAGAAGCCGACGACGAAGATAAAGAGAGAGGGACAACGacggagatagagagagagggacaacgacggagatagagagagagaggaacgaCGACAgaggtagagagagagggacgaCGGAGTTGGCTGGAACACACGGCGGCGTTCGAGGAGGTGGGGCAATGGAGACTCGGTGAGGACGATGTCATGGAGCGCTGGGGCGACCCTTGCGGCGACAATGGAGCTGGCTACGGCGATGGGGAGAGGGAAACAGTGAAGACATCAGAACCAAGGTGACCGAGAGATGGTTATGACAGTTGTggtgttttctttcatcttcttctctgaTTGGTGTGATAGGGAAAATTGGGGGTTTTTAAGATGTGGCTTAATAGCATGGTGGTTTGGGTTCTGCGTGGTGCGTGATGTTGGGgtttttgttcttcctttcatCTTTTCCTTCAATGGTGAAGTGGGAGGTTATGTTTTGAGTGTTGAAATGGGAGGTTCTGGTTTGGTGTGGTTGAGGAAATGGTTATTTGGAGATGGATTCATGAGGTGAAGAATAGTGGTTAGTCATAGCTATGGAAAGAAGGATCAAATGGTGTTGGtgatggaagatgaagagaagctTGGTTTGTGTTATTTGATTCTTGTTGAGGAAGAAGGACATGATGAAAGTTTAACCAAGCTTTGTAAAAGTAAGGAGCAGAAATTACAAAGGGCTCAAAAGCCTCTTCAACATGATTGTGCTTGTTCATTTCATACATCTTCATCTAAATTGCATTGAatcttttattttgatttagagCATGTG
This is a stretch of genomic DNA from Lotus japonicus ecotype B-129 chromosome 1, LjGifu_v1.2. It encodes these proteins:
- the LOC130732695 gene encoding putative high mobility group B protein 11 isoform X2; this encodes MQSVEKRTVLPSDKTHDSECFYKNLTALLESSGLSLILNDLYLFYLEVTKRGGYHQVDQEKKWGEVVSALKLEGSNAKLSAQVEMLYANLLYEFEQLYFYRCPTKQASTKAEGGYVEPVLQPAPSNDKGRKKRGGAPTGRRTAYQIFVKQECARLRACSEDSLDRTRFLRMAIDTWKNMSEIEKQPYMEESKKNKEKHKEEENNKQKNAQDMKQVNKPTSQCGDYSVPSQPETDNSIVSAELGLALKMTWEVMTGKAPEESLQEWDTYFSELDLPTGESK
- the LOC130732695 gene encoding putative high mobility group B protein 11 isoform X1; amino-acid sequence: MQSVEKRTVLPSDKTHDSECFYKNLTALLESSGLSLILNDLYLFYLEVTKRGGYHQVDQEKKWGEVVSALKLEGSNAKLSAQVEMLYANLLYEFEQLYFYRCPTKQASTKGPLKRKRNLTQLMDKENVQRVTMCKDYSSQKTAEGGYVEPVLQPAPSNDKGRKKRGGAPTGRRTAYQIFVKQECARLRACSEDSLDRTRFLRMAIDTWKNMSEIEKQPYMEESKKNKEKHKEEENNKQKNAQDMKQVNKPTSQCGDYSVPSQPETDNSIVSAELGLALKMTWEVMTGKAPEESLQEWDTYFSELDLPTGESK